In Rhizobium gallicum bv. gallicum R602sp, the following proteins share a genomic window:
- the tssJ gene encoding type VI secretion system lipoprotein TssJ, with amino-acid sequence MLNRRDFIMVIGATGALSACMGGPPKSSTVTVTATGQAGMNAAAGGGERPVTLLILRLKDVGKFNSADIFALQSDPSGALGADLVGSEQMTVAPGASASKTVAFPPEATFLGLVALFREPGGRTWRRSVPIRPESTVTANVVLGRGGMALALA; translated from the coding sequence ATGCTTAACCGACGCGACTTTATCATGGTGATTGGCGCGACAGGCGCGCTTTCCGCCTGCATGGGCGGCCCGCCAAAATCGTCGACCGTAACGGTCACGGCGACGGGACAAGCGGGGATGAATGCGGCCGCTGGTGGTGGGGAACGTCCGGTGACCCTCCTTATTCTTCGGCTGAAGGATGTCGGAAAATTCAACTCTGCCGATATTTTCGCCCTGCAATCCGATCCGTCCGGCGCGCTCGGAGCAGACCTCGTCGGGTCCGAGCAAATGACGGTCGCCCCGGGTGCAAGCGCCTCAAAGACGGTCGCGTTCCCGCCAGAAGCCACGTTCCTCGGTCTTGTTGCACTGTTCCGGGAACCGGGCGGTCGCACCTGGCGACGGAGCGTGCCGATCAGGCCGGAATCGACGGTGACTGCGAATGTCGTACTAGGCCGCGGCGGTATGGCGCTCGCGCTCGCCTGA
- the tssK gene encoding type VI secretion system baseplate subunit TssK yields the protein MTDINKVLWSEGLFLRTQHFQQQDRYTEALVRGALQAGRLQTFGFRSLTLDAAQLEAGRVGVTSARGIFPDGTPFAIPETMDAPTPLTITGDMGAGAVQLALPLEPPGGASFDPAHREPTGARFRGRIEWIRDAVHGGADPEEIEIARPQALLLSPAQATGGYTAMPVTNVMGLLSDGSVAISENFLPPALATGAVPFYGQLLQEVITGLDRIAEAHGKMVLGGPGRSVENLLVLDLANSARPRLAHMLPQEVFHPAELFLELSGLAGRMATYGSGSRRLSELPTYEHMTPGPAFAALADTLRSLILSLRYVEPKSRALPVLKHATNVWKVRVDNPELLTASRIVVRVGCDMSDEALRKIFVNQVTVGAADEFEALWKSRLPGIRLKPLHSQPREIPYDGDRLCLELDQRSEHWESLLRSPGFVIGVSGVLPSEPQVDCYSVNR from the coding sequence ATGACGGATATCAACAAGGTGCTTTGGTCCGAGGGGCTCTTCCTCCGGACGCAGCATTTCCAGCAGCAAGACCGTTATACCGAAGCCTTGGTGAGGGGCGCGCTGCAGGCTGGACGGCTGCAGACCTTCGGTTTCAGGTCCCTCACGCTCGATGCCGCACAGCTGGAAGCCGGGCGGGTGGGCGTAACGTCGGCCCGCGGCATTTTTCCGGACGGCACCCCGTTTGCCATACCGGAAACGATGGACGCCCCCACACCTTTGACAATCACGGGTGACATGGGCGCGGGAGCGGTGCAGCTCGCCCTGCCCTTGGAGCCACCCGGCGGCGCCAGCTTCGACCCGGCTCACCGCGAACCAACCGGAGCACGGTTTAGAGGACGGATCGAGTGGATACGCGATGCCGTCCACGGGGGCGCTGATCCGGAAGAGATCGAGATCGCCCGGCCGCAAGCCCTGCTTCTCTCGCCGGCGCAGGCGACCGGTGGCTACACGGCAATGCCGGTGACGAACGTTATGGGGCTGCTCTCCGACGGCAGTGTGGCGATCTCCGAAAATTTCCTGCCGCCGGCACTCGCAACCGGTGCGGTGCCCTTCTACGGCCAGCTTCTGCAGGAGGTAATCACGGGGCTCGACCGCATAGCCGAAGCGCATGGAAAGATGGTGCTTGGCGGCCCCGGCCGCAGCGTGGAAAATCTCCTAGTGCTCGATCTCGCCAACAGTGCGCGCCCGCGACTGGCGCACATGCTCCCTCAGGAGGTTTTTCATCCGGCCGAGCTCTTTCTGGAGCTCAGTGGGCTGGCTGGCCGAATGGCAACCTACGGATCGGGCTCCCGGCGGCTGAGCGAGCTTCCCACCTATGAGCATATGACGCCGGGGCCGGCCTTTGCCGCACTCGCCGACACATTGCGCTCGCTGATCTTGAGCCTGCGCTATGTCGAGCCGAAGTCGCGGGCTCTTCCGGTTCTGAAGCACGCGACCAACGTCTGGAAGGTCCGCGTCGACAATCCCGAACTGCTAACGGCCAGCCGCATCGTTGTGCGCGTTGGGTGCGACATGTCTGACGAGGCATTGCGCAAGATCTTCGTCAATCAGGTGACCGTCGGTGCTGCGGACGAATTCGAGGCGTTGTGGAAGTCGCGACTGCCCGGCATCCGCCTCAAGCCCCTTCACTCGCAGCCCCGCGAGATCCCCTACGACGGAGACCGTCTCTGCCTTGAGCTCGATCAACGCAGCGAGCATTGGGAATCGCTTCTGCGCTCGCCCGGCTTCGTGATCGGAGTTTCCGGCGTTTTGCCCAGCGAACCACAGGTCGACTGCTATTCGGTAAATAGGTAG
- the icmH gene encoding type IVB secretion system protein IcmH/DotU produces MASEDPFGLSEDQGRTRIRPPAGAMPVIPTGALARRARSHPNTLINAFATLLEFAPELENALPPGNPEALRTRLMEELVSARDAAVASGASLARADAAAWAVASLLDDLALNTPWGGSSAWPRQPLVVMLRGDVDAGAQFFARLEELERYPGRDRELLELQYFCLALGFRGKYRVPGRAGDRSISAVRAAAARFLRDADAEGAPLSPRWEGVAAADEPSRFAVPIWVLAVVAVALATAIYVLLSMRLGAKAEELATLVRAIPPPERAEIYRPEKRAPAPDAPRVEPVVLELLPEFRAAAPPALLPALTGNENASRVTLLLQSSAPELFQSARPELTKSFEPLVASVAAVIKENAELIRSVTIIGHTDNVPLQASNPLSNNQRLSEARAATIAALLRASGLPPERLKSEGRAATLPLARNDTREGRAANRRIELLIEKGL; encoded by the coding sequence ATGGCAAGTGAGGATCCATTCGGCCTCTCGGAAGATCAGGGCCGTACACGCATCCGCCCGCCGGCGGGGGCAATGCCTGTCATTCCCACCGGCGCATTGGCGAGACGCGCGCGATCCCACCCCAACACGCTGATCAACGCTTTCGCCACCTTGCTTGAATTTGCGCCTGAACTCGAGAATGCATTGCCACCGGGCAATCCGGAAGCCCTGCGGACCAGGCTTATGGAGGAGCTGGTTTCGGCGCGCGATGCGGCCGTGGCCTCCGGCGCAAGCCTGGCGCGGGCAGATGCGGCTGCCTGGGCTGTCGCCTCCCTGCTTGACGATCTGGCGCTCAATACGCCTTGGGGCGGCTCCAGCGCCTGGCCGCGCCAGCCGCTGGTCGTCATGCTCCGCGGCGACGTGGATGCCGGAGCGCAGTTCTTTGCCAGGCTGGAGGAGCTGGAGCGCTATCCCGGCCGCGATCGTGAACTGCTGGAGCTGCAATACTTCTGTCTGGCGCTTGGTTTCCGCGGCAAATATCGGGTGCCAGGGCGTGCGGGCGATCGCTCCATCAGCGCCGTTCGCGCTGCAGCCGCTCGCTTCCTGCGGGACGCGGATGCCGAAGGCGCGCCGCTCTCGCCCAGGTGGGAGGGTGTCGCGGCAGCCGACGAGCCTTCCCGCTTTGCCGTTCCGATCTGGGTGCTCGCAGTCGTGGCTGTGGCGCTCGCGACGGCGATTTACGTGCTTCTGTCGATGCGGCTAGGCGCCAAGGCGGAAGAACTTGCTACGCTCGTTCGGGCGATCCCGCCGCCGGAGCGTGCCGAGATCTATCGGCCGGAAAAGCGCGCGCCGGCACCGGATGCGCCGCGCGTCGAACCTGTCGTCCTTGAGCTGCTGCCGGAATTCCGTGCCGCCGCACCTCCTGCGCTTCTGCCGGCCTTGACGGGCAATGAAAACGCCTCTCGGGTCACACTCCTGCTTCAGTCGAGCGCTCCGGAGCTTTTCCAGTCTGCCCGGCCCGAATTGACGAAAAGCTTCGAGCCGCTCGTCGCCTCCGTCGCAGCTGTTATCAAGGAGAATGCCGAACTGATCAGAAGTGTCACGATTATCGGACATACCGACAATGTTCCGCTCCAGGCCTCCAATCCGCTATCCAACAACCAACGCCTCTCCGAGGCTCGCGCCGCAACGATTGCCGCTTTACTGCGTGCAAGCGGCTTGCCGCCTGAGCGCTTGAAATCGGAAGGACGTGCGGCGACGCTCCCCCTTGCCAGAAATGACACTCGCGAAGGCCGGGCTGCCAACCGCCGCATCGAGCTCCTGATCGAGAAGGGGCTCTGA
- the tssM gene encoding type VI secretion system membrane subunit TssM, translating into MAIFRFLWAILTSRWLWTFIGLVLLSLIVWIFGPIISVGERAPLASETVRLVIIGLLFALFLIWWIAAQRRAIRANRLFVSEIAPPPEAPPSPAEEGVASVGAKFREVMAELKRQKIGGRKFLREMPWYVIIGPPATGKTTALRQSGLSFPIDLSDDLHGVGGTRNCDWFFSEEAVLIDTAGRYVQQESQPDVDAAEWLGFLDLLKKHRGRRALNGVIVALAIDTLLEGDATIRAHGRQIRKRLTELQERLEIRLPVYLMLTKADLIKGFETFYGGLSTADREQVWGATFPPGASIDGSEVTRELAALVGVLERRLVPRLEDEENLTARAEIFRFPAQVESLSEPIRVLVETVFGESRYAESAWLRGIYLTSATQEGTAIDRLTASLASSFGLPAQLAAPMPRVEKRSFFLKDLLTKVIFKEAGLGTFDPAAEERRIWIWRGAAVAAAASVVVAGLAFTVSYRKNNAALSAQAEQLEALQLPLTPVAARQAPLEPLDLDVALEAATEVSNARTEPPSGIAALIGPSAATEIRQAQADAYHRSLRNILEPRMVALLEATMWRQIRDPEFLLGALKTYRMMTGLSPMDPEFAKQWWTERLPEFSPVPPFRTEMAADHQLAAIDNMAADQALIQPDEALVGEALRSICSIPLPVRAYNALLSDTEVRALKDWIPADHVGPNGLKVLARRSDKTLRVGISGAFTYDGFHNVVLARLEDVATQAALDRSIFAGGCSENANPSVAALSQDILKLYYDDYIAKWDSFLRDVRLAPLVDLQTASENLKDLSSADSSMKRLLNAIVQETELTRSEDDAGGKVPPAATSKLLSKLGKIGKLAKKGVKLMPAPGSKAEVDLSGTLVAEHFKPIKAAIAEVDGQPPALNDAVAALTALSNMLQTVSASPDAQDAIKRQGGLAELTGAVAKQAITLPDPLDDWLAGIAGDTSGLTTEAVTSELNAIWRADVLPFCQAALANRYPFIPDSAIDVNVVDFARVFGPGGLIDSFINNQLINYVDMTRHPWKWRADIRLDSSALAALEQARLIRDSLFPGGAGPILTFTLEPKDLSPTVGRVTLNVDGQSLTYFNNPTRPQPMTWPGKDGTGVITLAFQPIDGSPEVMVSETGSWAFLRMLRAGRLSGTELPELYKLRLAAQGHYADFELRAASVANPYDLKMFARFSCPTQL; encoded by the coding sequence ATGGCGATCTTCCGCTTCCTCTGGGCGATCCTAACCTCGCGCTGGCTCTGGACCTTCATCGGGCTCGTGTTGCTGTCCCTGATCGTCTGGATCTTCGGCCCAATCATCAGTGTCGGAGAGCGCGCGCCGTTAGCGTCCGAGACGGTGCGATTGGTCATCATTGGCCTTCTCTTCGCGCTGTTTCTCATCTGGTGGATCGCGGCACAACGCCGGGCAATCCGCGCCAATCGCCTTTTCGTTTCGGAAATCGCCCCGCCGCCGGAAGCGCCCCCTAGCCCGGCCGAGGAAGGCGTCGCCTCCGTGGGCGCAAAGTTCCGGGAAGTGATGGCGGAGCTGAAACGCCAAAAAATCGGCGGCCGAAAGTTTCTCCGCGAGATGCCTTGGTACGTCATCATCGGCCCGCCTGCGACCGGCAAGACAACGGCACTACGGCAATCTGGACTGAGCTTCCCCATCGACCTGTCCGACGATTTGCATGGGGTGGGCGGGACGCGCAACTGCGACTGGTTCTTTTCCGAAGAGGCGGTGCTGATCGACACTGCGGGCCGCTACGTTCAACAGGAAAGCCAACCCGACGTCGACGCAGCGGAATGGTTGGGCTTCCTCGATCTCCTGAAAAAGCACCGGGGCCGCCGGGCCTTGAACGGCGTCATCGTAGCACTCGCCATCGACACGCTTTTGGAAGGCGACGCGACCATTCGGGCGCATGGCCGTCAGATCCGCAAACGGCTGACCGAACTTCAGGAACGGCTCGAGATCCGCCTGCCCGTCTACCTGATGCTGACCAAAGCCGATCTCATAAAGGGGTTCGAGACTTTCTACGGAGGGCTCTCGACGGCCGATCGCGAACAGGTTTGGGGAGCAACCTTCCCCCCCGGCGCGAGCATCGACGGCAGCGAGGTCACACGGGAACTCGCAGCATTGGTTGGCGTGCTCGAACGACGCCTCGTTCCTCGTCTTGAAGATGAAGAAAACCTTACCGCCCGTGCAGAGATCTTCCGCTTCCCGGCACAGGTTGAAAGCCTTTCCGAGCCTATTCGCGTGCTGGTCGAAACCGTGTTCGGTGAAAGCCGCTATGCCGAAAGCGCCTGGTTGCGCGGCATCTATCTAACCTCCGCCACTCAGGAAGGCACGGCAATCGACCGCCTGACGGCATCCCTCGCTTCCTCTTTCGGTCTCCCGGCACAGCTCGCTGCGCCGATGCCGCGGGTTGAGAAGCGCAGCTTCTTCCTGAAGGACCTGCTCACGAAAGTGATCTTCAAGGAGGCGGGCCTCGGCACATTCGATCCTGCCGCAGAGGAACGGCGTATCTGGATATGGCGCGGCGCTGCAGTGGCCGCCGCGGCATCAGTTGTCGTGGCCGGTCTGGCCTTTACGGTTTCTTATCGGAAAAACAACGCGGCTCTTTCGGCGCAGGCCGAACAGCTTGAAGCCTTGCAGCTTCCGCTCACTCCGGTTGCTGCGCGTCAAGCGCCGCTGGAACCGCTCGATCTGGATGTGGCGCTTGAGGCCGCAACCGAAGTATCGAATGCCCGTACCGAGCCGCCAAGTGGCATTGCTGCCTTGATCGGGCCTTCTGCGGCGACCGAGATCAGACAGGCACAGGCCGACGCCTATCACCGCTCGTTGCGCAACATATTGGAACCGCGCATGGTCGCGCTGCTCGAGGCGACGATGTGGCGTCAGATCCGCGATCCGGAATTCCTTCTCGGCGCCTTGAAGACGTACCGCATGATGACCGGATTGTCGCCGATGGACCCCGAATTCGCCAAGCAATGGTGGACGGAGCGATTGCCTGAATTCTCGCCCGTGCCGCCCTTCCGGACCGAGATGGCCGCTGACCATCAACTCGCTGCAATCGACAACATGGCGGCGGATCAAGCGCTTATCCAGCCCGATGAGGCGCTGGTGGGCGAAGCATTGCGGAGCATCTGCTCAATTCCGCTTCCAGTGCGTGCCTATAATGCACTGCTCTCAGATACGGAGGTCAGAGCGCTTAAGGATTGGATCCCGGCGGACCACGTCGGCCCAAACGGCCTTAAGGTTCTCGCTCGACGCTCGGACAAGACCCTTAGAGTGGGCATCAGCGGCGCCTTCACCTATGATGGCTTTCACAACGTGGTTCTTGCGCGCCTGGAGGACGTGGCCACGCAGGCTGCACTCGATCGCTCCATCTTCGCCGGAGGCTGCTCGGAAAATGCCAACCCGTCAGTCGCCGCGCTTTCCCAGGACATCCTCAAACTTTACTACGACGATTACATCGCGAAGTGGGACAGCTTCCTGCGCGACGTAAGGCTCGCGCCGCTGGTAGACCTCCAGACGGCGAGCGAAAATCTCAAGGATCTCTCCAGCGCAGACTCTTCGATGAAGCGGCTGCTGAACGCCATCGTGCAGGAGACGGAACTTACCCGTTCTGAAGATGACGCTGGGGGCAAAGTCCCTCCGGCTGCAACTTCCAAGCTTTTGTCCAAGCTCGGCAAAATCGGCAAGCTTGCCAAGAAGGGCGTGAAGCTGATGCCCGCCCCCGGCTCCAAGGCTGAAGTGGACCTCTCGGGCACGCTGGTTGCCGAGCATTTCAAACCCATCAAAGCCGCGATCGCCGAGGTCGACGGCCAACCTCCAGCACTCAATGACGCCGTCGCGGCGCTCACTGCGCTCTCGAACATGCTGCAGACCGTATCGGCAAGTCCCGATGCCCAGGATGCAATAAAGCGGCAAGGCGGCTTGGCGGAACTCACAGGGGCGGTGGCAAAACAGGCCATAACCCTCCCCGACCCGCTAGACGACTGGCTGGCCGGCATCGCCGGCGACACGAGCGGCCTTACAACGGAAGCGGTCACCTCTGAACTTAACGCCATCTGGCGCGCCGACGTGTTGCCTTTCTGTCAAGCGGCGCTGGCGAACCGCTATCCGTTCATTCCTGACAGCGCAATCGATGTCAACGTGGTCGACTTTGCGCGGGTCTTTGGTCCGGGCGGGCTGATTGACAGCTTCATCAACAATCAGCTGATCAACTATGTCGACATGACGCGTCACCCTTGGAAATGGCGCGCTGACATCCGGCTCGATTCGTCAGCTTTAGCCGCCTTGGAACAGGCCCGGCTGATCCGCGACAGCCTCTTTCCAGGTGGTGCCGGACCGATCTTGACCTTTACGCTCGAGCCCAAGGACCTTTCGCCGACGGTCGGCCGCGTGACGTTGAACGTCGACGGCCAGAGCCTCACCTATTTCAACAACCCAACTCGCCCCCAGCCGATGACTTGGCCGGGCAAGGACGGAACGGGCGTAATTACCCTTGCCTTCCAGCCGATCGACGGTTCACCGGAAGTGATGGTCAGCGAAACCGGGAGCTGGGCTTTCCTGCGCATGCTGCGGGCCGGCCGGTTGAGCGGGACCGAGCTTCCGGAACTTTACAAGCTGCGGCTTGCCGCACAGGGCCACTACGCCGATTTCGAGCTTCGGGCAGCAAGCGTGGCCAATCCCTACGACTTGAAAATGTTTGCGAGGTTTTCGTGCCCGACGCAGCTGTGA
- the tagF gene encoding type VI secretion system-associated protein TagF, whose product MPDAAVILPGFFGKLPAMGDFVTRGLTASFVGPWDRWITRHLVHRFSEGSVSAHLALRFILGPEAFGPMTGVVMASADRAGRRFPLTIAAAPPIASTDIATLAADWLEALEAAGKSASDGEMDGDGLAARLVSLPYPAITASGDPVRRMALWTGQCKAIEVDPGAPESALRHFFPEGLEAG is encoded by the coding sequence GTGCCCGACGCAGCTGTGATCCTGCCAGGCTTCTTCGGAAAACTGCCCGCGATGGGGGATTTCGTCACGCGCGGCCTGACGGCATCCTTCGTTGGCCCATGGGACCGCTGGATCACCCGGCATCTGGTTCACCGATTTTCGGAAGGTTCGGTGTCGGCTCATCTAGCGTTGCGATTTATCCTCGGGCCGGAAGCCTTCGGACCCATGACCGGCGTGGTGATGGCAAGCGCCGACCGCGCGGGTCGGCGGTTTCCGTTGACTATCGCGGCTGCGCCGCCGATCGCCTCCACTGACATCGCCACCCTCGCCGCAGACTGGCTCGAGGCGCTGGAAGCTGCGGGAAAGTCCGCCAGCGACGGCGAGATGGACGGCGACGGACTGGCTGCCCGCCTTGTGTCCCTGCCCTATCCCGCGATCACGGCGTCCGGCGACCCGGTCCGGCGCATGGCATTGTGGACGGGCCAGTGCAAGGCAATCGAGGTTGATCCTGGCGCACCTGAATCAGCGCTCCGCCACTTCTTTCCCGAAGGTTTGGAGGCTGGCTGA
- a CDS encoding DUF2169 family type VI secretion system accessory protein: MQIWNQTGFPTEFTMGMDKEGREHIVVVVKGTFDFPETPGGRVRKSSVQVPLVMADTHTGEPGFSATLWESDFAFRKPRCDIIANGCAYAPGSRPADRVSVGIKVGNWSKIFDVVGHREWRARGPVFVATAPQPFLRQPFSYDTAWGGTDTLDPDDRLPASYPLNPVGIGWARTRNQHLIPGLPLPNTQAVGEEIRSPFGDYRPMSFGPMGRGWPGRIEFGGTYDQNWIDNVFPFLPPDFDERYFQMAPPDQQTDPPKGGEEVMLVNLTPAGRETFLLPTTSLPMTLFKGREKAFESAIPPDTVLFDPENRRLSLVWRVSQPIHRTILDFSECWVGTPTESMLRARAAGRAFVRASSAPASEEEEEA, encoded by the coding sequence ATGCAGATCTGGAACCAGACCGGCTTTCCGACGGAATTCACGATGGGCATGGACAAAGAGGGCCGCGAACACATCGTCGTCGTTGTTAAGGGAACCTTCGACTTTCCGGAAACGCCGGGCGGTCGTGTGCGAAAATCATCGGTGCAGGTGCCACTGGTGATGGCCGACACACATACGGGTGAGCCGGGTTTTTCGGCCACCCTCTGGGAGTCGGACTTTGCTTTTCGAAAGCCCCGCTGCGACATCATCGCCAATGGATGTGCCTATGCTCCTGGCAGCCGTCCGGCCGACCGTGTCAGCGTCGGAATCAAGGTGGGCAACTGGTCAAAGATCTTCGATGTGGTCGGGCATCGCGAATGGCGCGCCCGCGGACCGGTCTTCGTCGCCACTGCCCCGCAACCCTTCCTGCGTCAGCCCTTCTCCTATGATACGGCGTGGGGAGGCACCGACACCCTCGACCCGGACGACAGGCTTCCCGCAAGCTACCCGCTCAACCCTGTCGGCATCGGCTGGGCGCGCACGCGCAACCAGCATCTGATCCCCGGCCTCCCCCTTCCCAACACCCAGGCGGTCGGCGAGGAAATCCGCTCGCCCTTCGGCGACTACCGGCCAATGAGCTTTGGCCCGATGGGACGCGGCTGGCCGGGCAGGATCGAATTCGGCGGCACCTACGACCAGAACTGGATCGACAATGTCTTCCCGTTCCTGCCGCCGGATTTCGACGAGCGCTATTTCCAGATGGCGCCGCCCGACCAGCAGACAGACCCTCCGAAGGGCGGCGAAGAGGTGATGCTGGTCAACCTTACGCCTGCCGGACGCGAGACCTTTCTCCTGCCGACCACCAGTCTGCCGATGACACTGTTCAAGGGCCGTGAGAAAGCCTTCGAGAGTGCGATACCGCCCGACACCGTTTTGTTTGATCCGGAGAACCGGCGCTTATCACTGGTCTGGCGCGTGTCGCAGCCCATTCATCGGACGATCCTCGACTTTAGCGAATGCTGGGTCGGCACACCCACGGAATCCATGCTTAGGGCGCGGGCCGCAGGTCGCGCCTTTGTGCGTGCGAGCAGTGCGCCTGCGTCGGAAGAGGAGGAAGAGGCATGA
- a CDS encoding beta-ketoacyl synthase N-terminal-like domain-containing protein, giving the protein MTTPMDIVSIGMVTAVGLNAPSACAAMRAGLDGFQQTRYLGSSGDWLIGAPVPLPRHWVGEKRMAHLAAGAICEAFEAVPEARGQTALILCLAEEERPGRPVHDGARLLQHIAEIVESPPHGRARIVANGRPSGHVALEQARRILAAGEAPYVMIAGVDSYLTVEAIAYYLANARLLTPSNPNGFIPGEAAAAVLCMRSQNSGLRLFGVGLAREQAFIYNAEDLPLRGDGMTSAYRAALQETGIEMNRVGYRIADLVGEQYWFKQSALASLRLLRGRHDFQDIWSPGESLGNVGAAAVPMMIGMAFTAARKGYAAGNPVLIEASNDSGACGAAILATRAA; this is encoded by the coding sequence ATGACCACGCCGATGGACATCGTCTCGATCGGTATGGTAACGGCGGTTGGCCTCAACGCCCCCTCCGCATGCGCAGCGATGCGGGCCGGCCTCGACGGCTTTCAGCAGACGCGCTATCTGGGATCCAGCGGAGATTGGTTGATTGGAGCTCCGGTACCCTTGCCGCGCCATTGGGTCGGCGAAAAGCGTATGGCCCATCTGGCGGCGGGCGCCATTTGCGAGGCCTTCGAAGCCGTGCCCGAGGCGCGCGGACAGACGGCCCTAATTCTCTGCCTTGCCGAGGAGGAACGGCCCGGCCGGCCGGTGCACGATGGTGCGCGCTTGCTCCAGCACATCGCCGAGATCGTGGAAAGCCCACCGCACGGTCGCGCCAGGATTGTGGCCAATGGGCGTCCCTCGGGACACGTCGCCCTGGAGCAGGCGCGCCGCATACTAGCGGCGGGCGAAGCGCCCTATGTGATGATCGCTGGCGTCGACAGCTATTTAACGGTGGAGGCTATTGCTTATTATCTCGCCAATGCGCGGCTGTTGACCCCAAGCAATCCGAATGGCTTCATCCCCGGGGAAGCCGCGGCAGCCGTGCTTTGCATGCGTTCGCAAAACAGCGGCCTTCGCCTATTTGGGGTCGGCCTCGCCCGCGAGCAGGCATTCATCTACAACGCGGAGGATCTGCCGTTGCGGGGTGACGGCATGACCTCGGCCTACCGCGCCGCACTTCAGGAAACCGGCATCGAGATGAACCGGGTGGGCTACCGCATTGCCGATCTCGTCGGCGAGCAATATTGGTTCAAGCAATCCGCATTGGCAAGCCTGCGCCTGCTGCGCGGCCGGCATGACTTCCAAGACATCTGGTCGCCGGGAGAAAGCCTCGGCAATGTCGGAGCAGCCGCCGTGCCGATGATGATTGGGATGGCTTTCACCGCCGCCCGTAAGGGCTACGCCGCCGGCAACCCGGTCTTGATCGAAGCCTCTAACGATTCCGGCGCTTGCGGCGCCGCGATCCTGGCGACAAGAGCAGCGTGA